One segment of Olsenella uli DSM 7084 DNA contains the following:
- a CDS encoding O-acetylhomoserine aminocarboxypropyltransferase/cysteine synthase family protein — protein MAFELDPSFAQDPAQHFDTLQVHAGLAPDPATGSAALPIYASAAFQFDDAADGAAKFALAKSGNVYGRLTNTTTDAVAARIAAIEGAAGAVAVASGHAAEILAITNLAGAGDHIVASDSLYGGTWNIFLHTLGDLGIETTFVENNDLDAFTAATRENTKLWFVETIGNPLVDVTDVPALVEAAASLPSPVPVFVDNTFATPYLYRPSDDGAAVVIESLTKWIGGHGATLGGAVVDSGKFDWRRDPDRFATIARPDPSYHGVVFADSAPVAPFSTRVLANKLRDFGPTLSPYAAQLIGIGIETLSLRVQRHSDNALDVARFLESHPKVAWVRYPGLEGDPSHEVASRMLHNGFGGVVVFGVKGGRRGGLNVVDNARLFTHLANVGDAKSLIIHPASTTHSQLTAEQLRAAHLSEDLVRLSVGIENVDDIIADLDQALARA, from the coding sequence ATGGCATTCGAGCTTGATCCCAGCTTCGCCCAAGACCCCGCCCAGCACTTCGATACCCTACAGGTACATGCCGGTCTGGCGCCGGATCCCGCCACCGGCTCTGCGGCGTTGCCCATCTACGCCTCCGCCGCGTTCCAGTTTGATGACGCTGCGGACGGTGCCGCCAAGTTCGCGCTCGCCAAGTCCGGCAACGTCTACGGTCGCCTGACCAACACCACCACCGATGCCGTCGCCGCGCGCATCGCCGCAATCGAGGGGGCCGCGGGTGCGGTTGCCGTCGCCTCCGGCCATGCAGCGGAGATCCTTGCCATCACCAACCTGGCGGGTGCGGGCGACCACATCGTCGCCTCCGACTCGCTCTATGGCGGCACCTGGAACATCTTTCTGCACACCTTGGGCGACCTGGGTATCGAGACGACTTTCGTCGAGAACAACGACCTCGACGCCTTCACCGCCGCCACCAGGGAGAACACTAAGCTCTGGTTCGTGGAGACCATCGGCAACCCCCTGGTCGACGTGACGGACGTCCCCGCCCTCGTCGAGGCGGCCGCCTCGCTTCCCTCGCCCGTACCCGTGTTCGTGGACAACACCTTTGCGACCCCGTACCTCTATCGCCCCTCCGACGATGGGGCGGCCGTCGTCATAGAGTCGCTGACCAAGTGGATCGGCGGCCATGGTGCCACCTTGGGGGGCGCCGTTGTCGATAGCGGCAAGTTCGACTGGAGGCGCGACCCCGACCGGTTCGCTACCATCGCCCGGCCTGACCCCTCCTACCATGGCGTGGTCTTTGCCGACTCCGCTCCCGTCGCGCCCTTCTCGACCCGCGTCCTGGCCAACAAGCTGCGGGACTTCGGACCCACCCTCTCTCCCTATGCCGCCCAGCTCATCGGGATCGGCATTGAGACGCTGAGCCTACGCGTCCAGCGCCACTCCGACAACGCCCTGGATGTCGCCCGCTTCCTCGAGAGCCACCCCAAGGTTGCCTGGGTGCGCTATCCGGGCCTCGAAGGCGATCCCAGCCACGAGGTGGCATCGCGCATGCTGCACAATGGCTTTGGCGGCGTCGTGGTCTTTGGCGTCAAGGGCGGGCGACGGGGCGGCCTGAACGTAGTCGACAACGCGAGGCTCTTTACGCACCTCGCCAACGTGGGCGATGCCAAGTCCCTCATCATCCATCCGGCGTCCACCACGCACTCCCAGCTGACTGCCGAGCAGCTCCGGGCCGCCCACCTCTCCGAGGACCTCGTCCGGCTCTCCGTGGGCATAGAGAACGTGGACGACATCATCGCCGACCTCGACCAGGCGCTCGCCCGCGCGTAG
- the rbr gene encoding rubrerythrin, whose translation MAVDFESSQTKRNLEAAFAGESMATNKYAYYASRAKKDGYVQISNIFAETSGNEREHAKMWFKYLHGGTVPETLTNLKDAAAGENDEWTSMYPGFAATAEQEGFAEIAAKFRLVGEVEKHHEERYNKLVERVEKGEVFDREGVKVWKCLNCGHLHIGPVAPSVCPVCNHPQSYFEEQSINY comes from the coding sequence ATGGCAGTCGATTTCGAGAGCTCGCAGACCAAGAGGAACCTCGAGGCGGCCTTTGCCGGCGAGTCCATGGCAACTAACAAGTACGCCTACTATGCCAGCAGGGCCAAGAAGGACGGCTACGTCCAGATCTCCAACATCTTCGCCGAGACCTCAGGCAACGAGCGCGAGCATGCCAAGATGTGGTTCAAGTACCTGCATGGCGGGACCGTGCCCGAGACCCTGACCAACCTCAAGGATGCCGCTGCGGGCGAAAACGACGAGTGGACCAGCATGTATCCCGGCTTCGCTGCCACCGCCGAGCAGGAGGGCTTCGCAGAGATCGCCGCCAAGTTCCGTCTGGTTGGCGAAGTCGAGAAGCACCACGAGGAGCGTTACAACAAGCTGGTCGAGCGCGTCGAGAAGGGTGAGGTCTTCGACCGCGAGGGCGTCAAGGTGTGGAAGTGCCTCAATTGTGGCCACCTGCACATTGGCCCCGTCGCTCCGAGCGTCTGCCCGGTCTGCAATCACCCGCAGTCTTATTTCGAGGAGCAGTCCATCAACTACTAG
- a CDS encoding HhH-GPD family protein: MGEDPTLESFRRLVLARGAELYRDLPWRRTRDPYQVWISEVMLQQTQVTRVDGRWQRWVELFPTPDALAAADSADVLEEWQGMGYNRRALSLWKAAGMVSARGGQMPRAYADLLALPGIGPATAAGIRAFSYNLPGVYLETNVRSVFIHELYPDAVDVTDRELLPLVERSCPMDDSDPNDDPRTWYYALLDYGAYLKRTLPNPSRRSASHVRQSKFEGSHRQKRAEVVRILLAHRTDTRGGASAAAIADELGEREERRGRTCLSVADVESILGELAKEGFCRLRDGIWLA, translated from the coding sequence ATGGGAGAGGACCCGACGCTCGAGTCGTTCAGGCGTCTTGTGCTCGCACGCGGCGCCGAGCTCTACCGCGACCTCCCGTGGCGCAGGACCCGTGACCCATACCAGGTCTGGATCTCCGAGGTCATGCTCCAGCAGACCCAGGTCACGCGTGTGGATGGCCGCTGGCAGCGCTGGGTGGAGCTCTTCCCCACCCCGGATGCACTTGCCGCGGCGGACTCGGCCGACGTGCTGGAGGAGTGGCAGGGCATGGGCTACAACCGGCGTGCGCTCTCGCTCTGGAAGGCGGCGGGCATGGTCTCCGCGCGGGGAGGCCAGATGCCGCGCGCGTATGCGGACCTCCTCGCCCTGCCTGGCATCGGTCCTGCGACGGCGGCGGGCATCCGAGCCTTCTCCTATAACCTTCCCGGCGTCTACCTCGAGACCAACGTGCGCTCCGTCTTCATCCACGAGCTTTACCCGGATGCCGTCGACGTGACGGATCGCGAGTTGCTGCCGCTGGTGGAGCGTAGCTGCCCCATGGACGACAGCGATCCCAACGACGACCCGCGCACCTGGTACTACGCGCTTCTCGACTACGGTGCGTACCTCAAGCGAACGCTGCCCAACCCCTCGCGCCGCTCCGCCTCCCATGTGCGCCAGTCCAAGTTCGAGGGGAGCCATCGCCAGAAGCGCGCGGAGGTCGTTCGCATCCTGCTGGCCCATCGCACGGACACCCGAGGTGGTGCGAGCGCTGCCGCCATCGCCGACGAGCTGGGCGAGCGGGAGGAGAGAAGGGGGAGGACGTGCCTTTCGGTCGCGGACGTGGAGTCGATCCTCGGGGAGCTGGCCAAAGAGGGTTTTTGCCGTCTGCGCGACGGTATCTGGCTTGCATAG
- a CDS encoding RrF2 family transcriptional regulator, giving the protein MDISRKTDYALRMLSELVRSEGGIISVRAASEKDNIPYSFARSIQHDLVRAGIIESTRGSRGGMRLAVDPRRTTVRQVVEAIQGPIYISSCDTVGGHEGPCPFRSECHYNPIWCEAERILRDYFDSVTLYQVVCEHKHPMLDEGSHFRLADASEAPRDVPSAR; this is encoded by the coding sequence GTGGACATCTCCAGGAAGACGGACTATGCGCTGCGCATGCTCTCCGAGCTCGTGCGCAGCGAAGGCGGCATCATCTCCGTGCGCGCTGCATCGGAGAAGGACAACATACCCTACTCGTTCGCCCGCTCCATCCAGCATGATCTCGTGCGCGCCGGGATCATCGAGAGCACGCGCGGCTCGCGGGGAGGCATGAGGCTTGCCGTCGACCCGCGACGGACCACGGTCCGTCAGGTCGTCGAGGCTATCCAGGGACCCATCTACATCTCCTCCTGCGACACTGTGGGCGGCCACGAGGGCCCCTGCCCCTTCCGCTCCGAGTGCCACTACAACCCCATCTGGTGCGAGGCCGAGCGCATCCTGCGTGACTACTTCGACTCCGTTACCCTCTACCAGGTTGTCTGTGAGCACAAGCATCCCATGCTGGACGAGGGCAGCCACTTCCGCCTGGCCGACGCCTCCGAGGCGCCACGCGACGTGCCCAGCGCCCGGTAG
- a CDS encoding HAD family hydrolase produces MPQQRTYSPQNPARLAVFDFDGTTISGQSGSLFSRYLFARGYLSLSSALRLGWWGARYVLHLPYRQNESREIIFSALSERTPGEVRALMRGFHDAVLLRRYRPAAMDEVRHCRDEGCVTLLVSATFRDIAQAAAQYLGVDGLVATDMERSADGGYTGEVEGEVVAGPAKTRAVVRWADEHLGKGNWVIAYAYGDHHSDKDLLGAADKPFAVSPGASLKHTSKKRNWEILDWK; encoded by the coding sequence GTGCCCCAGCAGAGGACTTACAGCCCACAGAACCCGGCCCGCCTCGCCGTCTTCGACTTCGACGGCACCACGATCAGCGGCCAGTCGGGCTCGCTCTTCTCGCGCTACCTCTTCGCTCGCGGCTACCTCTCGCTTTCAAGTGCGTTGCGACTGGGTTGGTGGGGCGCCCGCTACGTCCTGCACCTGCCGTATCGCCAGAACGAGTCCCGCGAGATCATCTTCTCGGCGCTGTCCGAACGCACTCCCGGCGAGGTCCGTGCCCTCATGCGCGGCTTCCATGATGCGGTGCTGCTCAGGCGCTATCGCCCTGCGGCGATGGACGAGGTGCGGCACTGTAGGGACGAGGGCTGCGTGACGCTGCTCGTCTCGGCGACGTTTCGAGACATCGCCCAGGCTGCTGCCCAATACCTGGGCGTTGACGGCCTGGTGGCAACCGACATGGAGCGAAGCGCGGACGGAGGCTACACCGGCGAGGTGGAGGGCGAAGTCGTGGCGGGCCCCGCCAAGACGCGCGCCGTGGTGCGCTGGGCGGATGAGCATCTGGGCAAGGGGAACTGGGTGATCGCCTATGCGTATGGCGACCACCATTCGGACAAGGACCTGCTCGGTGCCGCAGACAAGCCGTTCGCGGTGAGTCCCGGCGCATCGCTCAAGCATACGTCCAAGAAACGCAACTGGGAGATCCTAGACTGGAAGTAG
- the recR gene encoding recombination mediator RecR, translated as MDARTPDGTTSDGRALQRLLDELGRLPGIGPKSAQRIAYWLLEADVEAARRLSGAIMQVKQQVHFCPVCFSYATRDTCDVCADLSRDRGTICVVSEPRDVSAIERTGAYHGLYHVLGGVISPMDKIGPDQLHVKELLQRLADESVKEVILATNPDVEGETTATYLSRVIRPLGVAVSRLASGLPVGGDLEYADEVTLGRAIEARRTI; from the coding sequence GTGGACGCCCGCACGCCGGATGGCACGACAAGCGACGGCAGGGCTCTGCAGCGCCTGCTCGACGAGCTGGGCAGGTTGCCGGGCATCGGCCCCAAGTCGGCACAGCGCATAGCCTATTGGCTGCTCGAGGCGGACGTCGAGGCGGCCCGTAGGCTGAGTGGGGCCATCATGCAGGTCAAGCAGCAGGTCCACTTCTGCCCGGTGTGCTTCTCGTATGCCACGCGCGACACCTGTGACGTCTGTGCGGACCTCTCGCGCGACCGGGGGACCATCTGCGTGGTGTCGGAGCCCCGTGACGTTTCCGCAATCGAGCGTACGGGCGCCTACCACGGGCTCTATCATGTGCTTGGGGGAGTGATCTCGCCCATGGACAAGATCGGGCCCGACCAGCTGCATGTCAAGGAGCTGCTCCAGCGCCTTGCCGACGAATCGGTCAAGGAGGTCATCCTGGCCACCAACCCCGACGTCGAGGGCGAGACCACGGCGACCTACCTCTCCCGCGTCATCCGTCCGTTGGGCGTTGCGGTGTCGCGTCTTGCGAGTGGCCTGCCCGTGGGGGGGGACCTCGAGTACGCGGACGAGGTGACCCTGGGGAGGGCCATCGAGGCACGTAGGACAATCTAG
- a CDS encoding YbaB/EbfC family nucleoid-associated protein: protein MNMQQMMKQAQKMQRQLADAQDRLADIPVSASAGGGMVKVEGTADMRITSITIDPDACDPADVELLQDSLLAAVNECLSSAQDAANQQLGSVTGGMNIPGLF, encoded by the coding sequence ATGAACATGCAGCAGATGATGAAGCAGGCCCAGAAGATGCAGAGGCAGCTGGCCGACGCCCAGGACCGTCTCGCGGACATCCCCGTCTCGGCCTCTGCCGGCGGCGGCATGGTCAAGGTCGAGGGGACGGCAGACATGAGGATCACCTCCATCACCATCGATCCCGACGCCTGCGACCCCGCTGACGTCGAGCTTCTCCAGGACTCCCTCCTGGCGGCCGTCAACGAGTGCCTCTCCAGCGCCCAGGACGCAGCCAACCAGCAGCTGGGCTCCGTGACCGGTGGCATGAACATCCCGGGGCTGTTCTAG
- the dnaX gene encoding DNA polymerase III subunit gamma/tau — translation MESLYTKYRPQTFADVVGQQHVVSTLEHAVLEGRTSHAYLFCGPRGTGKTTMARLLAKALMCERGAGHLPDGSCEQCRLIASGDHPDVYELDAASRTGVDNVREEIISRVSYAPVRGGYKVYIIDEVHMLTTAAFNALLKTLEEPPEHTLFVLCTTDPQKIPETILSRVQRFDFHAIGNDDIKAHLTRVCDEEGFSYDVAAIELVVRHARGGMRDALSTLEQLSVFGSGKISVEAARDLLGEVSGSQLASVACAMAERNVPSLFGTVADLVDAGRDLLQFSRELAAHLRDVYVVSAVGATPGVVDADEEGLRQLKDEALAFGSVDRVAHALDCVSAASSEMRTATNQRLVLEVALTRIARPKSDLTLESLADRISRLEHQLASLRASGVPTPRESVRPATASSRPGIEPAPLPKPHPVPATQPKPVASPGPAPETPAVPPAPAAASPAATDSAPAPAAPGVRGAITDAGELQRKWRQVVDGLVRTNPPRGSLLMASTPVSDDGSHLLINLPKGSAFACKMLERPDVRDVVERAVSAVFGERSLTYAESSLRGADIARSKREVVSAPVSAPRAEPTPAPRAEPAPAPTPPPSAPAPRCAPAAGEAGAPVQEAPPYPAPWDDAPPYEEVPYDDVPAEPAPAPAPKPTAAPAPAPKSTAAPAPASEPSPTTQPDVLPDEARSIMSMLTDVFGTGVNMSVESPSDVAEDPVGLDDDDYDAQDEFVPDPEEDDDLDD, via the coding sequence ATGGAATCGCTCTACACCAAGTACCGACCGCAGACCTTTGCGGACGTCGTCGGCCAACAGCACGTCGTCTCGACCCTCGAGCATGCGGTGCTTGAGGGTCGCACCAGCCACGCATACCTGTTCTGCGGCCCGCGCGGCACGGGCAAGACCACCATGGCGCGCCTGCTAGCCAAGGCGCTCATGTGCGAGCGGGGTGCCGGCCACCTGCCTGACGGCAGCTGCGAGCAGTGCAGGCTCATCGCCAGCGGCGACCATCCCGACGTGTACGAGCTCGATGCCGCCTCGCGCACCGGCGTCGACAACGTACGCGAGGAGATCATCAGCCGCGTCAGCTATGCGCCCGTCCGCGGCGGCTACAAGGTCTACATCATCGACGAGGTCCACATGCTCACCACGGCAGCGTTCAACGCGCTGCTCAAGACCCTCGAGGAGCCGCCCGAGCACACGCTCTTCGTCCTGTGCACCACAGACCCGCAGAAGATTCCCGAGACCATCCTCAGCCGCGTCCAGCGATTCGACTTCCATGCCATCGGCAACGATGACATCAAGGCGCACCTGACACGGGTCTGTGACGAGGAGGGCTTCTCCTACGATGTGGCAGCCATCGAACTCGTCGTCCGCCACGCCCGTGGTGGCATGCGTGACGCCCTCTCCACCCTGGAGCAGCTCTCCGTCTTCGGGAGCGGCAAGATTTCGGTCGAGGCAGCCCGTGACCTTCTCGGCGAGGTGTCAGGCTCCCAGCTGGCAAGCGTTGCCTGCGCCATGGCCGAGCGGAACGTCCCCTCGCTCTTTGGGACGGTCGCGGACCTGGTGGATGCCGGTCGCGACCTTCTGCAGTTCTCCCGCGAGCTTGCCGCGCACCTGCGCGACGTCTACGTCGTCAGCGCCGTGGGCGCGACGCCAGGCGTCGTCGATGCGGACGAGGAGGGGCTGCGCCAGCTCAAGGACGAGGCGCTCGCCTTTGGCTCTGTGGACCGCGTCGCCCATGCCCTTGACTGCGTCAGTGCCGCCTCGAGCGAGATGCGCACTGCGACCAACCAGCGACTGGTGCTGGAGGTCGCCCTCACCAGGATCGCCCGTCCCAAGAGCGATCTGACGCTCGAGTCTTTGGCCGACCGCATCTCCCGCCTCGAGCATCAGCTGGCCTCGCTCAGGGCATCCGGCGTCCCGACACCGCGGGAGTCCGTCCGGCCTGCCACCGCATCGTCGCGGCCTGGGATCGAGCCCGCGCCCCTCCCCAAGCCACATCCCGTTCCCGCGACCCAGCCGAAGCCCGTCGCGTCTCCTGGTCCCGCTCCGGAGACGCCCGCCGTGCCCCCTGCCCCCGCGGCGGCATCGCCTGCCGCAACGGATTCCGCCCCTGCCCCCGCGGCCCCCGGCGTGCGCGGCGCCATCACGGACGCGGGTGAGCTGCAGCGTAAGTGGAGGCAGGTCGTCGACGGGCTGGTCCGGACCAACCCGCCGCGCGGCTCGTTGCTCATGGCGTCCACACCCGTCTCGGATGACGGCTCTCATCTGCTCATCAACCTGCCGAAGGGCTCCGCCTTCGCCTGCAAGATGCTCGAGCGCCCCGACGTCCGTGACGTGGTGGAGCGCGCCGTCTCCGCGGTCTTCGGGGAGCGCTCGCTGACCTATGCCGAGTCGAGCCTCAGGGGGGCGGACATCGCCCGCAGCAAGCGCGAGGTCGTCTCGGCTCCCGTGTCCGCGCCTCGCGCAGAGCCCACACCCGCGCCTCGCGCAGAGCCCGCGCCTGCGCCGACGCCACCCCCGTCCGCTCCCGCGCCACGTTGCGCCCCCGCTGCCGGGGAAGCGGGGGCCCCTGTCCAGGAGGCCCCCCCATATCCGGCCCCGTGGGATGACGCGCCTCCGTACGAGGAGGTCCCCTACGACGACGTGCCGGCCGAGCCCGCACCGGCTCCCGCACCCAAGCCGACGGCCGCGCCGGCTCCCGCACCCAAGTCGACGGCCGCGCCGGCTCCCGCCTCCGAGCCCAGCCCGACAACCCAACCCGATGTCCTGCCCGACGAGGCGCGAAGCATCATGTCGATGCTGACCGACGTCTTTGGCACGGGCGTCAACATGAGCGTCGAGTCCCCGTCCGACGTCGCAGAAGACCCCGTGGGCCTGGATGACGATGACTACGACGCCCAGGACGAGTTCGTGCCCGACCCCGAGGAAGACGACGACCTCGACGACTAA
- a CDS encoding histidine phosphatase family protein, protein MKQGVKRVDFLYVRHGRTEFNRDRIIQGADVDSPLAPESLGAVRDSARALGDVDFARCYVSPLGRARQTASILLEGRGLVPTSLPDLREFDFGTLDGKPYERYRLRFSACFMAQDFSRYGGEAGAQVRARVRSAFARMYEEAQDGDNVLVVAHGALFRYVLLEFGEGPALVRKVRSETIRVPNAGIALVTGDESGFFLRVRVLRPREFRARARGLGLLP, encoded by the coding sequence ATGAAGCAGGGTGTGAAGCGGGTCGACTTCCTCTACGTCCGCCATGGCCGCACGGAGTTCAACCGCGACCGCATCATCCAGGGTGCCGATGTCGACTCGCCTTTGGCGCCGGAGTCCCTGGGCGCGGTGCGCGACAGCGCACGCGCCCTTGGGGACGTTGATTTTGCCCGCTGCTACGTGTCGCCTCTGGGGCGGGCCCGCCAGACTGCGTCGATCCTCCTCGAGGGCAGGGGCCTTGTGCCCACAAGCCTTCCTGACCTGAGGGAGTTTGACTTTGGCACACTGGACGGGAAGCCGTACGAGCGCTACCGTCTGCGCTTCTCCGCCTGCTTCATGGCGCAGGACTTCTCGCGCTATGGCGGTGAGGCGGGTGCCCAGGTGCGTGCTCGCGTGAGGTCGGCGTTCGCGCGCATGTATGAGGAGGCTCAGGACGGCGATAACGTGCTGGTGGTGGCCCATGGGGCGCTCTTCAGGTACGTGCTCCTCGAGTTTGGCGAGGGACCGGCCCTGGTGCGCAAGGTCAGGAGCGAGACCATCCGCGTCCCCAATGCGGGAATCGCGCTCGTCACGGGTGACGAAAGCGGATTTTTCCTGCGAGTCCGTGTGCTGCGGCCCCGGGAGTTCCGTGCGCGGGCCCGCGGTCTGGGCCTGCTGCCCTAA
- a CDS encoding PTS cellobiose transporter subunit IIC — MALKEWAEHHQPLWEFIKFNILSNVSTITRFVCTWLGTAVFIDALGLATPFGFLIFNYTAPGSNGVGGFVTFLIAEVLAQVVNFFVQMKLVFKSDASFGDAAWKYALLAVLIVVVNLILPGYVTGFCQQAFGMGAGLAGTVASVVNTLLAVVVSFPLLKFWIMPSKGAA; from the coding sequence ATGGCACTCAAGGAATGGGCCGAGCACCATCAGCCGCTGTGGGAGTTCATCAAGTTCAACATTCTCAGCAACGTCAGCACCATAACGCGCTTCGTCTGCACTTGGCTGGGCACGGCGGTCTTCATCGACGCCCTGGGCCTTGCAACTCCGTTCGGCTTTCTGATCTTCAATTACACGGCGCCAGGATCCAATGGCGTCGGCGGCTTCGTGACCTTCCTGATAGCCGAGGTCCTGGCGCAGGTAGTAAACTTCTTCGTGCAGATGAAGCTCGTCTTCAAGTCCGACGCCTCCTTCGGTGACGCCGCTTGGAAGTATGCCCTCCTGGCGGTCCTCATCGTCGTCGTGAACTTGATCCTGCCTGGCTACGTCACGGGCTTCTGCCAGCAGGCGTTTGGCATGGGCGCCGGTCTGGCCGGTACCGTGGCGTCGGTGGTCAACACGCTGCTCGCCGTGGTGGTGAGCTTCCCTCTGCTGAAGTTCTGGATCATGCCATCGAAGGGTGCCGCCTGA